A genomic stretch from Dehalococcoidales bacterium includes:
- a CDS encoding cation diffusion facilitator family transporter, with protein MFSTKTGAARLLITVVIGLIVLKAVAAWLSGSLSILAQATDSLLDLVAGIVTFLALRIAAKPADEEHPYGHGKWEDVAGMVQGILITVAGGLIIYASVQRIRTGAAIEMAGAGIVAMAISVAVSIFLSRHLLKVARNTGSVALEANANNIAADIYSALAVLAGLLAVRLTNLSYIDSAVAIGVAAYIIRLGYRSISRSLAILVDTKLSAEHEEVIEACLRKHSVDVAGFHKLRTRHSGSQHYIDLHLVVNKALSLEQAHDICDRIEEEIQGRLHGTNVTIHLEPCDGRCEQCHTVCSRNDAGASRLIE; from the coding sequence GTGTTTTCCACAAAGACCGGGGCCGCCCGGCTTTTAATTACTGTCGTCATCGGCCTGATAGTGCTGAAGGCAGTGGCCGCCTGGCTCAGCGGCAGTCTCAGTATCCTTGCCCAGGCTACCGATAGCCTGCTCGACCTGGTGGCCGGGATAGTCACCTTCTTAGCCCTCCGCATTGCAGCCAAGCCGGCCGATGAGGAACACCCCTACGGACACGGCAAGTGGGAAGATGTGGCCGGTATGGTTCAGGGTATCCTGATCACGGTTGCCGGCGGCCTGATAATCTATGCATCGGTACAGCGGATACGGACCGGCGCTGCCATTGAGATGGCTGGAGCCGGCATAGTGGCAATGGCCATCTCCGTAGCAGTAAGTATCTTCCTGTCCCGCCACCTGTTAAAGGTGGCCAGGAATACCGGGTCGGTAGCCCTGGAGGCTAACGCCAACAATATCGCCGCCGATATCTACTCGGCGCTGGCAGTGCTGGCCGGATTGTTGGCAGTGAGACTGACCAACCTCAGCTACATTGACTCTGCCGTGGCTATCGGAGTAGCCGCCTACATCATCCGGCTGGGTTACCGCTCAATATCCAGGTCTCTGGCAATACTGGTTGATACCAAGCTATCAGCAGAGCATGAGGAGGTGATAGAGGCCTGTCTGAGAAAACACAGCGTGGATGTGGCAGGGTTTCATAAGCTGCGGACGCGCCACTCGGGAAGCCAGCATTATATAGACCTTCACCTGGTAGTTAATAAAGCCCTCAGCTTAGAGCAGGCTCACGACATCTGTGACCGAATTGAGGAAGAGATACAGGGCAGGCTTCATGGTACCAACGTAACCATTCATCTCGAACCGTGCGACGGCAGATGCGAGCAGTGCCATACGGTCTGCTCCAGGAATGATGCCGGTGCCAGCCGGCTGATCGAATAG
- a CDS encoding amidohydrolase family protein produces the protein MIIDFHTHVFSPRIKKNRARYIDADPSFALLYAKKEAKLATTDELIIRMDEDGVDMSVILNIGWTTHELCVETNDYILESIARYPDRLIGFASVQPQSTEAAIAEIERCAKSGIKGIGELRPDMQLIDPGDAAVMRPFVETMVKHKLILLTHSSEPIGHQYPGKGSVTPEILYYLIENYPELTVVCAHWGGGLPFYALMPEVKQAMGNVFFDTAASPYLYLPQIYHQVSQLVGSDRILFGSDYPLLAPSRLLNEIDSLGLPEETRGLILSGNARRLLDIKSKNE, from the coding sequence GTGATAATTGATTTCCACACCCATGTCTTCTCACCCCGGATAAAGAAAAACCGCGCCAGGTATATTGATGCCGACCCGTCGTTCGCCCTTCTTTACGCCAAGAAGGAAGCTAAGCTTGCCACCACCGATGAACTCATTATCAGAATGGATGAAGACGGGGTTGATATGTCAGTCATCTTGAATATCGGCTGGACGACCCATGAGCTTTGTGTCGAGACCAACGACTACATTCTAGAGTCAATCGCCCGCTATCCCGACCGTCTGATTGGTTTCGCATCTGTGCAGCCGCAGTCCACCGAAGCTGCCATTGCTGAAATCGAGCGCTGTGCCAAAAGCGGGATAAAGGGGATTGGGGAACTCAGGCCGGATATGCAGCTAATCGACCCAGGCGATGCGGCGGTGATGAGGCCGTTTGTTGAAACCATGGTAAAGCATAAGCTAATATTACTCACTCATTCCTCTGAACCGATCGGTCACCAATACCCGGGTAAGGGAAGCGTTACTCCGGAGATACTCTATTACCTGATTGAAAACTATCCCGAACTGACCGTAGTCTGTGCCCACTGGGGCGGGGGGCTACCCTTCTACGCCCTGATGCCTGAGGTAAAGCAGGCAATGGGGAATGTCTTCTTTGACACAGCGGCTTCGCCATACCTGTACCTTCCTCAGATATATCATCAGGTCAGCCAGCTCGTCGGCAGCGATCGGATTCTATTCGGAAGCGATTACCCTCTGCTGGCACCCAGCCGCCTGCTGAATGAGATTGACTCCCTGGGCCTGCCCGAAGAAACCAGAGGACTTATCCTCTCCGGAAATGCCCGCAGGCTACTCGACATCAAAAGTAAAAATGAGTAG
- the thpR gene encoding RNA 2',3'-cyclic phosphodiesterase, giving the protein MEQIRSFIAIELPGDLKLQLEHLEEQLKASKQPWVKWVSPGSIHLTLKFLDSVPVDKTGEITGAIAEAVRGITPFQLKFEGLGVFPNLRMAQVAWVGVSGEAEKLKRLQGQIDTSLSRLGFTPESRPFTPHLTIARIRSQASPDERIRFGQLIADTKFTACSIGVDGISLMKSQLSREGAIYSRISLTKLAK; this is encoded by the coding sequence TTGGAGCAGATTCGCTCTTTTATTGCGATTGAACTACCCGGCGACCTGAAGTTACAACTGGAACACCTTGAGGAACAACTGAAAGCGAGTAAGCAGCCATGGGTAAAATGGGTCAGTCCGGGCAGTATTCACCTGACGCTGAAGTTCCTCGATAGCGTACCTGTTGATAAGACCGGCGAAATAACCGGGGCGATAGCAGAGGCAGTACGGGGAATTACCCCCTTTCAACTTAAGTTTGAAGGGCTGGGGGTCTTTCCCAATCTCAGAATGGCTCAGGTAGCCTGGGTAGGAGTAAGCGGAGAAGCTGAAAAACTCAAGCGACTTCAAGGACAGATTGACACCAGCCTGTCCCGGCTAGGGTTTACTCCTGAGTCACGGCCCTTCACACCGCACCTGACCATAGCCCGCATCAGAAGTCAGGCATCACCTGACGAAAGGATCCGCTTCGGGCAGCTTATCGCCGACACCAAATTCACCGCTTGCAGCATCGGGGTAGACGGCATCAGTCTGATGAAAAGCCAGTTGAGCAGGGAAGGGGCTATCTACAGCCGGATTAGCCTGACCAAGCTGGCAAAATGA
- a CDS encoding ComF family protein, translating into MLSQAAKLKRVALDLLFPKWCVGCGKEGSFICDSCFQSLLRIMPPLCPRCGKPQASGILCANCVSWPAAIDGIRSPFQFHGVMRKAIHQLKYGNLRAISEPLAGLLSNCLTNHRLPSEVLVPVPLHSKRLRERGYNQSGLLTRELAKLTGLPVVDGCLIRERLAPPQAKTQNVKERRDNVADAFTCRDHRLKGSQVLLVDDVTTSGATLDSCAAALKDAGAASVWGLVLAIEI; encoded by the coding sequence GTGCTTTCTCAAGCAGCTAAACTCAAAAGGGTAGCGCTTGACTTGCTTTTCCCTAAGTGGTGTGTAGGCTGCGGCAAAGAGGGTAGCTTCATCTGCGATTCCTGCTTCCAGTCGCTGCTACGGATCATGCCGCCGCTTTGCCCGCGCTGCGGCAAGCCCCAAGCCAGCGGAATACTTTGCGCCAACTGTGTTAGCTGGCCGGCGGCAATAGATGGCATTCGTTCCCCCTTTCAATTCCACGGGGTGATGCGTAAGGCCATTCACCAGCTAAAATACGGAAACCTCAGAGCTATATCCGAGCCGTTGGCAGGACTGCTAAGCAACTGCCTCACCAACCATCGCTTGCCATCAGAGGTCCTGGTCCCGGTACCGCTGCACTCAAAGAGACTGAGGGAACGCGGTTACAATCAGTCCGGGCTGCTGACCCGGGAACTGGCTAAACTGACCGGACTGCCGGTAGTAGATGGGTGTCTTATCCGGGAGAGGCTGGCTCCTCCTCAGGCCAAGACACAAAACGTTAAAGAACGTAGAGATAATGTGGCCGACGCCTTTACCTGCCGGGACCATCGGCTGAAGGGCAGTCAGGTATTGCTCGTAGATGATGTCACCACATCGGGAGCCACCCTTGATTCCTGTGCCGCAGCGTTGAAAGATGCCGGGGCCGCATCGGTCTGGGGGCTGGTTCTGGCAATAGAGATTTAG
- the raiA gene encoding ribosome-associated translation inhibitor RaiA: MELIITAKNMEISPEVRSYIERKLGKLERYLPDAAEVRVEIFEEKTKSPQQHFVVQATVNGSGTKLRSEERAADLFTAINRVVAVTNRQITHHKEKRDDRRKGSLPGRNKPDVEGETAQPTAGVVKVKRFAVETMPVEEAIYQMEALGHDFFLFLNDGTGKINLLYRRKDNNYGIIEPEGV; this comes from the coding sequence ATGGAGTTAATAATAACCGCTAAGAATATGGAGATATCGCCGGAGGTACGCAGCTATATCGAGCGAAAACTGGGTAAGCTAGAACGTTATTTACCCGATGCCGCCGAGGTAAGGGTAGAAATCTTCGAAGAAAAGACTAAGTCCCCCCAGCAGCACTTTGTGGTGCAGGCAACAGTAAACGGTAGCGGCACCAAGCTCCGCAGTGAAGAAAGAGCGGCTGACCTGTTCACCGCTATCAACCGGGTAGTTGCCGTGACAAACCGGCAGATAACGCACCATAAGGAGAAACGGGATGACCGGCGTAAGGGCAGCCTACCGGGCCGGAATAAACCGGATGTTGAGGGAGAGACAGCACAGCCCACGGCCGGGGTAGTCAAGGTCAAACGTTTTGCTGTGGAAACGATGCCGGTTGAGGAAGCCATCTACCAGATGGAGGCTCTGGGACATGATTTCTTCCTCTTCCTCAATGATGGTACGGGGAAGATCAATCTGCTATACCGCCGTAAGGACAATAACTACGGAATCATAGAGCCCGAGGGGGTATAA
- a CDS encoding methylated-DNA--[protein]-cysteine S-methyltransferase, protein MAEGIKGIIFSTRMGWMGIMGSAQGVLSIILPRSSRQQARELLGNRIRYTPAPPHLFDDLVERLKDYIDGRRVDFPDRLDLSGATPFQHAVWETTKLIPYGETRTYAWVSRQINKPRAARAVGQALGNNPLPIIIPCHRVIRGDGSPGGFSNGIEIKKRLLSLENPAFTFPPRS, encoded by the coding sequence ATGGCAGAAGGGATAAAAGGTATCATATTTAGTACCAGGATGGGTTGGATGGGGATAATGGGTTCGGCGCAGGGGGTACTAAGTATAATCCTGCCCCGGTCCTCCCGGCAACAAGCCCGGGAGCTATTGGGCAACCGGATAAGATATACTCCGGCCCCACCCCACCTTTTCGATGACCTGGTGGAACGCCTGAAGGATTATATTGACGGTAGACGGGTGGACTTTCCCGACCGGCTCGACCTCTCCGGAGCCACACCCTTCCAACATGCGGTATGGGAGACGACCAAGCTTATCCCTTATGGTGAGACCAGGACTTACGCCTGGGTGTCCAGACAGATTAACAAGCCAAGGGCAGCCAGGGCGGTAGGACAGGCTCTGGGTAACAATCCGTTACCTATCATTATTCCCTGCCACCGTGTCATTAGAGGTGATGGTTCTCCCGGCGGCTTCAGTAACGGCATCGAGATAAAAAAGCGCCTTCTTTCCCTAGAGAACCCGGCTTTCACGTTCCCGCCTCGTTCTTAG
- the radC gene encoding DNA repair protein RadC, with protein sequence MPAKDTSQGHRKRLRERFLQGGLTGFQDYEIVELLLTLGSPRKDCKQQAKGAIERFKTLRGVLEASMEELEEIAGIGPHNVLGIKLVQETARKFLKERLIDRPVYQSSREIFDYLYHSMRDLKKEVFKVIYLNSRNQIIETADLFQGTVNSSAVSPRQVIEGAIKHNAVSLIFAHNHPSGDPVPSQSDREVTRDLVYAAGVMQIKVLDHIIIGDNTYFSFAGEGLIEEYEAAFRN encoded by the coding sequence ATGCCGGCAAAAGATACATCGCAGGGGCACAGAAAAAGGTTGCGGGAGAGGTTTCTTCAGGGGGGCCTGACCGGTTTCCAGGACTACGAGATTGTGGAGCTACTGTTAACCCTGGGCTCACCGCGTAAGGACTGCAAGCAGCAGGCTAAGGGAGCTATCGAGAGGTTCAAGACCCTAAGAGGCGTTCTGGAGGCTTCTATGGAGGAACTGGAGGAGATAGCCGGCATCGGGCCTCATAATGTCCTCGGCATCAAGCTGGTGCAGGAAACAGCCAGGAAATTTCTCAAGGAGAGGCTTATTGATAGGCCGGTCTATCAGTCATCCCGGGAAATCTTTGACTACCTCTACCACTCAATGAGAGATCTTAAGAAGGAGGTATTCAAGGTTATCTACTTGAACAGCCGAAATCAGATTATTGAAACCGCCGATCTTTTTCAGGGCACGGTGAACAGTAGTGCTGTATCTCCCCGGCAGGTTATCGAAGGCGCCATAAAGCATAACGCGGTCTCACTGATCTTTGCTCATAACCACCCTTCGGGAGACCCGGTACCTAGCCAGAGTGACCGGGAAGTGACCCGGGACCTGGTCTATGCGGCGGGTGTTATGCAGATTAAGGTACTGGACCATATCATAATCGGCGATAATACCTACTTCAGCTTTGCCGGAGAAGGGTTGATTGAGGAATACGAGGCTGCCTTCCGAAACTAA
- a CDS encoding SHOCT domain-containing protein, whose amino-acid sequence MKHTPEEKQRYVDQLRASIEEGERLVKGRGQSMSPILMDARGIDGHLVLLENGIRIKRSDPMVFLTQGIKGDKEIPFSQIASIQIRKAGTFANGYIRFSLIEGVATERQTNDTSREENTVTFKAAQQSAFEGIKTVIEAKVAAARTAVPRTTAPHLLHGAAPQTFSYIDELEKLASLKDRCIISEEEFAAKKRQILGI is encoded by the coding sequence ATGAAGCATACCCCGGAAGAAAAACAAAGGTACGTTGACCAGTTAAGGGCTTCGATCGAGGAAGGGGAGCGGTTGGTGAAGGGCAGGGGGCAGTCAATGAGCCCCATCCTGATGGACGCCAGGGGCATTGACGGCCACCTGGTACTTCTGGAGAACGGCATCCGTATCAAGCGTAGCGACCCGATGGTCTTTCTGACTCAAGGGATCAAGGGGGACAAGGAAATACCTTTCTCCCAGATAGCATCAATACAGATCAGAAAGGCAGGGACCTTTGCCAACGGCTATATCCGGTTCTCTCTCATCGAGGGAGTGGCAACAGAGAGGCAAACAAACGATACCAGTCGGGAGGAGAATACGGTAACGTTCAAGGCTGCCCAGCAGTCAGCCTTCGAAGGCATCAAGACAGTAATCGAGGCGAAGGTGGCTGCTGCCAGAACGGCTGTTCCCAGAACGACTGCTCCCCACCTACTCCACGGGGCGGCGCCACAGACGTTTTCTTATATCGACGAGCTGGAGAAGCTGGCATCGCTTAAGGACAGGTGTATAATTAGCGAGGAAGAGTTCGCTGCCAAGAAGCGGCAGATACTGGGGATATAG
- a CDS encoding DNA polymerase III subunit alpha, translating into MFTHLHVHTEYSLLDGMCRIPQLVQRAKELGMASLAITDHGVMYGAIEFYRTARAAGIKPIIGCEVYLTPGERSARSVQDKDYYHLVLLAKDGTGYQNLIQLVTKAHLEGFYYRPRVDKKLLEQHHQGLIALSACLAGEIPRLVSEGCLEKAKEAARWYKQTFGDFYLEIQRHPIIELERVNQSLIAMGRELDIPLVATNDTHYINREDAPTHDLLMCIGRNTSIYDEKRMKMAGDFFYLRSPDEMAELYRDIPEAVENTGLIALMCNLELEFDRLHLPEVGLPPGQTADQFLADICRQGFTERYPRPTAEVKQQLDYELEVIEKTRFASYFLVVWDIITFAKEQSILFGVRGSAAASIVLYCLGITGIDPIENKLVFERFLNVERKEMPDIDLDFEDGRRDEVIAYVSQKYGTDHVAQIITFGTLGARAAIRDVGRALAMSYGDVDRVARLVPPAPGMTLARAMAENAELSSAYKADAVVRNLIDSASRVEGIARHASTHAAGVVIARDSLTKYVPLQRVSKGNGQELVMTQFSMGDIAHIGLLKMDFLGLANLTILGIAKDIIGKNCGVNIDLGNIPMDDAKTFELLASGETAGVFQLEGSGMRRYIRELKPTTFSDISAMVALYRPGPMEHIPTFIKAKHGIEPIRYPHPALTSILEETYGVIVYQDQVLFIVREFAGYSLGEADIFRKAMGKKIPEVMKKERHNFITRAEQKGFSAELAETVFKLIEPFAGYAFNKAHSTSYALIAYQTAYLKANYPAEYITAFLIANSGQSEKVASAVSECRRLGIAVLPPDINRSRAGFSIEKIGDGTSAIRFGLSDIKNVGLGPVEPIIAERDRGGDFRSIDDLCHRVDLSGINKRILESLIKSGALDRLGSRGSLLGNINGILSLAQREQRLRSTGQSTMFDLWGEAMPVPKPGLDLEGDDIPVREKLSWEKELMGVYLSEHPFSALIRKGALFNATLCGQIDVGMVGQNVVAAGMVGSVRYLLTRDGKPFASAVLEDLDGRIEVMVWPRVYADTRDLWQEGNMLLVEGKVRQKDDQIRLNCDSVRYYQPETAPVDLSDVPEAEEAPSLSQAAPVTGRLIISITQTDDKAGDLARLKELVDTLSGFPGNDEVRLNVTNEENVKTLKLPNLKVDCCPELLTSLSELVGEDSIRVIK; encoded by the coding sequence ATGTTTACTCATCTCCATGTCCATACCGAATACAGCCTGCTTGACGGTATGTGCCGTATTCCCCAGCTGGTCCAGCGGGCTAAAGAGCTGGGAATGGCAAGCCTGGCGATAACCGACCACGGGGTTATGTACGGTGCCATTGAGTTCTACCGTACCGCCAGAGCGGCCGGCATAAAGCCCATCATCGGCTGTGAGGTCTATCTAACCCCCGGCGAACGCTCTGCTCGCAGCGTACAGGATAAGGATTATTATCACCTTGTCCTGCTGGCTAAGGACGGGACGGGATACCAGAACCTGATACAGCTCGTCACCAAGGCACACCTTGAGGGATTCTATTACAGGCCCAGAGTAGACAAGAAACTCCTTGAGCAGCATCACCAGGGACTGATCGCCCTCTCCGCTTGCCTGGCCGGTGAGATTCCCCGCCTGGTCAGTGAAGGCTGTCTTGAGAAAGCTAAAGAGGCTGCCAGGTGGTATAAGCAGACCTTTGGCGACTTCTACCTGGAGATACAGAGACACCCGATTATCGAACTGGAGAGGGTGAATCAGTCCCTTATTGCAATGGGCCGTGAGCTGGATATCCCGCTGGTAGCCACCAATGATACCCATTACATCAACCGTGAGGATGCGCCGACCCATGACCTTCTGATGTGCATCGGCAGGAACACCTCCATCTATGATGAAAAGAGAATGAAGATGGCGGGCGACTTCTTTTACTTAAGGAGTCCCGATGAGATGGCGGAGCTTTATCGTGACATCCCCGAGGCGGTGGAAAACACCGGGCTTATCGCCCTGATGTGCAACCTGGAGCTTGAGTTTGACCGGCTGCACCTTCCTGAGGTAGGGCTGCCGCCGGGACAGACCGCCGACCAGTTTCTGGCCGATATCTGCCGGCAGGGTTTCACCGAGCGCTATCCCAGGCCGACTGCAGAGGTAAAGCAGCAGCTTGACTACGAGCTGGAGGTAATCGAAAAGACCCGGTTCGCCAGCTACTTCCTGGTTGTCTGGGATATCATCACCTTTGCCAAAGAACAGAGCATTCTGTTCGGGGTTAGAGGCAGTGCGGCGGCTAGTATTGTTCTTTACTGCCTGGGCATCACCGGGATTGACCCCATTGAGAACAAGCTGGTCTTCGAGCGCTTTCTTAACGTAGAGCGTAAGGAGATGCCGGATATAGACCTGGACTTCGAGGATGGGCGCCGTGACGAGGTTATTGCTTATGTTTCGCAGAAATACGGAACGGACCACGTGGCCCAGATTATCACCTTCGGCACGCTGGGCGCCAGGGCAGCCATCCGGGATGTGGGTCGGGCGCTGGCCATGTCCTACGGTGATGTTGATCGGGTCGCCAGACTGGTGCCGCCCGCTCCGGGTATGACTCTGGCGCGGGCCATGGCGGAAAATGCCGAGCTTAGCAGCGCCTACAAAGCGGATGCCGTAGTCCGTAATCTGATTGACTCAGCCAGCAGGGTGGAGGGTATCGCCCGCCATGCCAGTACTCACGCCGCCGGCGTCGTAATCGCCAGGGATTCCCTCACCAAGTACGTCCCGCTACAGCGGGTAAGCAAGGGTAACGGTCAGGAACTGGTGATGACCCAGTTCAGTATGGGAGATATCGCCCATATCGGACTGCTTAAAATGGACTTTCTGGGCTTGGCCAACCTTACCATTCTGGGTATTGCCAAGGATATTATCGGTAAGAACTGCGGCGTGAATATCGACCTGGGTAATATCCCGATGGATGACGCTAAGACTTTTGAGTTACTCGCCTCCGGGGAGACCGCCGGCGTTTTCCAGCTGGAGGGCAGCGGCATGCGTCGCTACATCAGGGAGCTTAAGCCGACTACTTTCAGCGATATTTCCGCTATGGTGGCACTGTACCGCCCCGGGCCCATGGAGCATATTCCCACCTTCATCAAAGCCAAACACGGTATAGAACCCATCCGCTATCCCCATCCCGCCCTGACCAGTATCCTTGAAGAGACCTACGGGGTGATTGTTTATCAGGACCAGGTGCTCTTCATCGTACGGGAATTCGCCGGCTACAGCCTGGGCGAGGCTGATATTTTTCGTAAGGCAATGGGTAAGAAGATTCCTGAGGTTATGAAAAAAGAGAGACACAACTTCATTACCCGGGCCGAGCAGAAAGGATTCTCTGCTGAACTGGCCGAGACAGTCTTCAAGCTGATTGAACCCTTCGCCGGCTATGCCTTCAACAAGGCACATAGTACCAGCTACGCCCTGATTGCCTATCAAACCGCCTACCTCAAAGCGAATTACCCGGCTGAGTATATCACCGCCTTCCTTATCGCCAACAGCGGGCAGTCCGAGAAGGTGGCCAGTGCCGTCTCTGAATGCCGCCGTCTGGGTATTGCCGTGCTGCCTCCTGATATAAACCGTAGCCGGGCGGGCTTCTCCATAGAGAAGATTGGCGATGGTACTTCAGCCATCCGCTTCGGCTTGAGTGACATCAAAAATGTGGGGCTCGGACCGGTTGAGCCGATTATTGCCGAGCGTGATCGGGGCGGTGATTTCAGGTCTATTGATGACCTCTGTCACCGTGTCGACTTGAGCGGCATCAATAAACGGATACTGGAGAGCCTGATCAAAAGCGGCGCTCTGGACCGTCTGGGCAGTCGCGGCAGCCTGCTCGGGAATATCAACGGCATCCTTTCTCTGGCACAGCGGGAACAGCGCCTGCGGTCGACGGGGCAGTCCACCATGTTTGATTTGTGGGGCGAAGCGATGCCGGTTCCCAAGCCCGGCCTTGATCTGGAGGGCGACGACATCCCGGTCAGGGAGAAGCTGTCCTGGGAAAAGGAGCTTATGGGAGTATATCTCTCTGAGCATCCCTTCAGTGCACTGATCAGGAAGGGGGCCTTGTTCAACGCCACACTATGCGGGCAGATTGATGTCGGTATGGTAGGGCAAAACGTGGTAGCGGCGGGTATGGTTGGCTCGGTGCGCTATCTGCTCACCAGAGACGGCAAGCCCTTTGCCAGCGCGGTCTTGGAAGACCTTGACGGTAGAATCGAGGTTATGGTCTGGCCCAGAGTGTATGCCGATACCAGGGACCTGTGGCAGGAGGGGAATATGCTGCTGGTTGAAGGCAAGGTAAGGCAAAAAGATGATCAGATACGTCTGAACTGTGATTCAGTTCGCTACTATCAGCCGGAGACGGCCCCTGTTGATCTGTCGGATGTTCCTGAGGCTGAGGAAGCGCCGTCGTTATCCCAGGCGGCACCGGTAACGGGCCGTCTGATAATCAGTATTACCCAAACCGATGATAAAGCGGGGGACCTCGCTCGTTTAAAAGAACTGGTTGACACACTGAGCGGGTTTCCCGGTAATGATGAGGTCCGGCTTAATGTTACCAATGAGGAAAATGTGAAGACCCTTAAACTGCCAAACCTGAAGGTCGACTGTTGCCCTGAGCTTCTTACGAGTCTGTCAGAACTGGTCGGTGAGGATAGTATCAGGGTGATTAAATAA
- a CDS encoding TIGR01906 family membrane protein, producing the protein MRVLGNIAKWLFIFSLPALLISAAVNFEFNSLWLYRNGFEKYNVSRATGLDKAELEKVASGLIGYFNSGDEYISLTVVKNGEPLELFNQQEVVHLKDVKALVQMNRRLLLGMAVYVGLYAGISLFRRGKQYRRRLARSVFIGSIITLGIIIVLGAGSMLLDFDELFTRFHLVAFTNDLWMLDPATDYLIMLFPEGFWYDSAVLLGQITAAAAGTLCVISRLYLKRAKKQPD; encoded by the coding sequence TTGAGAGTTCTCGGTAATATCGCTAAGTGGCTGTTTATCTTCAGCCTACCCGCCTTGCTGATATCGGCGGCGGTTAATTTTGAATTCAACAGTCTCTGGCTGTATAGAAACGGCTTTGAGAAGTATAACGTAAGCAGAGCTACCGGCCTGGACAAAGCGGAGCTTGAGAAGGTAGCCAGCGGGCTGATTGGCTATTTTAACTCCGGTGACGAATATATCAGCCTGACCGTGGTCAAGAATGGGGAGCCCTTAGAGCTGTTCAACCAGCAGGAGGTGGTCCACCTTAAGGATGTCAAGGCACTGGTACAGATGAACCGCCGTCTCCTACTGGGGATGGCGGTCTATGTCGGGCTCTACGCCGGCATCTCTCTTTTCCGGCGCGGGAAGCAGTACCGACGCCGGCTGGCGCGGTCGGTGTTTATCGGCTCAATCATCACCCTGGGGATAATAATCGTCCTGGGAGCAGGTTCAATGCTGCTCGACTTCGACGAGTTATTCACCCGGTTCCACCTCGTTGCCTTCACCAACGATCTGTGGATGCTCGACCCGGCTACAGACTACCTGATAATGCTCTTCCCGGAGGGTTTCTGGTATGACTCGGCCGTGCTCCTGGGCCAGATAACCGCCGCTGCAGCAGGTACGCTATGCGTAATAAGCAGGCTGTATTTGAAAAGGGCAAAAAAGCAGCCGGATTAA
- a CDS encoding zinc ribbon domain-containing protein: MPLYEYLCPGCKLKFELLRKVSDSDETACCPRCQNSAGRVPSAFASFSKDAGGVTTSIGGSSCSGCDASSCQSCNH; the protein is encoded by the coding sequence ATGCCGCTATATGAATATCTCTGCCCCGGTTGTAAGTTGAAGTTTGAACTGCTCCGTAAGGTAAGCGATTCTGACGAGACGGCCTGCTGCCCTCGCTGTCAGAATAGTGCCGGGCGGGTGCCCTCTGCCTTTGCCTCCTTCTCCAAAGATGCCGGTGGTGTTACCACCTCTATTGGCGGTAGTTCCTGTTCGGGCTGTGATGCCAGTAGCTGTCAGAGCTGTAATCACTAA
- the trxA gene encoding thioredoxin, giving the protein MVIDISDKNFESEVLKSTLPVLVDLWAPWCGPCRMVSPVIDKLAEKYEGKVKFCKLNVDENQQTAAKYSVMSIPTLLFFKNGERADTVVGAVSEQALKPKIDALL; this is encoded by the coding sequence ATGGTAATAGATATCTCCGACAAGAACTTTGAGAGCGAGGTGTTAAAATCAACTCTGCCGGTGCTGGTAGATCTATGGGCGCCCTGGTGCGGTCCCTGCCGTATGGTTAGCCCTGTTATTGATAAGCTAGCGGAAAAGTATGAAGGTAAGGTCAAGTTCTGCAAGTTGAACGTAGACGAAAACCAGCAGACGGCTGCCAAGTACAGCGTTATGTCCATCCCCACCCTGCTGTTCTTTAAGAATGGGGAGAGAGCGGATACGGTTGTCGGTGCGGTATCGGAGCAGGCCTTAAAGCCAAAGATTGACGCCCTTCTTTAG